Proteins encoded within one genomic window of Acinetobacter sp. YWS30-1:
- a CDS encoding glycosyl transferase family protein, giving the protein MNTKRNIYKDTEHPFAQFIRIIGKGKNGARSLSYEEAYQAFSMILKNEVLDVQLGAFLMLLRVKEESVDELAGFVQATRDQLNFKALDVDLDWSSYAGKRKHYPWFILAALTLAKHGYNIVMHGASGHTLNRVYTEQVLNYLGYPICQNDVEVEQQLKDKHFAYLPLEVISPILAELIGLRNVMGLRSPIHTLARLINPFNAKATLQAIFHPAYRSSHQQSAYKLGYQNSAVIKGEGGEFERNPDAKTLICGIKNGELYEHELPKLTDNRSPIEEELDLAVFKQVWEGQRSHEYGEIAVVETMGIALYTMGEYDSYEAAMQKARELWNSRLSV; this is encoded by the coding sequence ATGAACACAAAGCGAAATATTTATAAAGATACCGAACATCCTTTTGCCCAGTTTATTCGTATTATTGGCAAGGGAAAAAATGGTGCACGTTCTTTAAGCTATGAAGAAGCCTATCAGGCTTTTAGCATGATCCTGAAAAATGAAGTACTGGACGTACAACTGGGCGCTTTTCTGATGCTATTACGCGTCAAAGAAGAATCCGTTGATGAACTCGCAGGCTTTGTGCAAGCGACCCGGGACCAACTGAATTTTAAGGCGCTTGATGTTGATCTGGACTGGTCATCTTATGCAGGTAAACGCAAACATTATCCTTGGTTCATTCTGGCTGCGCTTACCCTTGCTAAGCATGGCTATAATATCGTGATGCATGGTGCTTCAGGTCATACCTTGAATCGGGTCTATACCGAACAGGTACTTAACTACTTAGGCTATCCGATCTGCCAAAATGATGTTGAGGTGGAACAGCAGCTTAAAGACAAACATTTTGCTTACCTGCCATTGGAGGTGATCTCTCCAATTCTGGCTGAGTTGATCGGGCTACGTAATGTCATGGGCTTACGCTCTCCGATTCATACGCTGGCACGCCTGATTAATCCATTTAATGCCAAAGCGACTTTACAAGCCATTTTCCACCCTGCTTATCGTAGTTCACATCAGCAGTCCGCTTATAAGTTAGGCTATCAAAATAGTGCAGTCATTAAAGGTGAAGGTGGTGAGTTCGAACGTAACCCGGATGCCAAAACTTTAATCTGTGGAATTAAGAATGGCGAACTTTATGAGCACGAATTACCAAAACTGACTGACAACCGTAGTCCGATTGAAGAAGAGCTGGATCTAGCTGTGTTTAAGCAAGTATGGGAAGGTCAACGCTCACATGAATATGGGGAAATCGCAGTGGTTGAAACTATGGGCATTGCACTGTATACCATGGGCGAATATGACAGCTATGAAGCGGCGATGCAAAAAGCCAGAGAACTCTGGAATAGCCGTCTTTCAGTTTGA
- a CDS encoding YeaC family protein, whose product MNIEQMLAVLNPEIVERLRTAIEIGKWPNGVALTQEQRQTCMQAVYAWEMKNLPETERSGYIDRGTKEEGEQCDDDHHKNEPEFKPIRFV is encoded by the coding sequence ATGAATATTGAACAAATGCTTGCCGTACTCAATCCTGAGATTGTAGAACGCTTAAGAACAGCCATTGAAATTGGCAAATGGCCAAATGGTGTAGCACTGACTCAGGAGCAGCGTCAGACCTGTATGCAGGCTGTCTATGCCTGGGAAATGAAAAACCTGCCAGAAACCGAACGTAGCGGTTATATCGATCGTGGCACTAAAGAAGAAGGCGAACAATGTGATGATGATCATCACAAAAATGAGCCGGAATTTAAACCGATCCGTTTCGTTTAA
- a CDS encoding NAD(+) kinase: MISRIRSGATTLVQISHKTFRNIGLIGRPDKSSVVETLCLIHDHLLNLGLHPVFDADTAELVPYQNTQTVSRALLGEVVDLVIVVGGDGSLLHAARALVKYNTPVIGVNRGRLGFLTDIKPTEVIFKLDQVLKGDFQAERRFLLEMEVRSKGEIIYDAIALNDVVLHSGKSVHMIDFELNIDGQYVYRQHSDGLIVSTPTGSTAYALSGGGPIVHPSMDAIVLVPMHPHTLSSRPIVVGGHSEIKLMIRENRVLPMVSADGQHSVSLNVGDSVHIRKHPFKLNLLHPPGYDFYNACRTKLGWNQDFDYLKQD, encoded by the coding sequence ATGATAAGCAGGATTCGAAGCGGAGCGACGACACTGGTGCAAATTTCCCACAAGACATTTCGAAATATCGGGTTGATTGGACGCCCGGATAAATCTTCAGTGGTTGAAACCTTATGCCTGATCCACGATCATCTGCTCAATTTAGGTCTACATCCTGTTTTTGATGCAGATACAGCTGAACTGGTTCCTTATCAGAATACCCAAACAGTTAGCCGCGCCTTGTTGGGTGAAGTGGTTGATCTAGTCATTGTGGTAGGTGGGGATGGTTCACTGTTACATGCAGCGCGGGCATTGGTAAAATACAATACGCCAGTGATCGGGGTGAACCGTGGTCGTTTGGGCTTCCTGACCGATATCAAGCCAACTGAAGTCATCTTTAAACTGGATCAGGTATTAAAAGGTGATTTTCAGGCAGAACGCCGTTTCCTGCTGGAAATGGAAGTTCGCTCCAAAGGTGAAATCATCTATGATGCGATTGCACTGAATGATGTGGTCTTGCACTCGGGCAAATCGGTACACATGATTGATTTCGAGCTGAATATTGATGGACAATATGTCTATCGTCAGCATAGTGATGGTCTGATTGTATCTACACCGACCGGATCGACAGCCTATGCACTGTCCGGTGGTGGACCGATTGTGCATCCAAGCATGGATGCAATTGTGCTGGTGCCGATGCATCCGCATACCTTGTCTTCACGTCCGATTGTAGTCGGAGGGCATAGTGAAATTAAACTGATGATTCGTGAAAATCGCGTACTGCCGATGGTGAGTGCGGATGGACAACACAGTGTGTCTTTGAATGTTGGCGATAGCGTCCATATTCGTAAGCATCCCTTTAAACTGAATCTTCTGCATCCGCCAGGTTATGACTTCTATAATGCATGTCGAACCAAACTGGGCTGGAATCAGGACTTCGACTATCTTAAGCAGGATTAA
- the mrcB gene encoding penicillin-binding protein 1B gives MKSERGMGFIALIFSILVISAFVAFSIYLIKLDNIVREKFEGQRWDIPAKVFARPMEVYVNAPVSQQDFQQELKLLGYKGSDSYTKSGSFVSTGNTMYVHTRGFDFGDRVEPEQVLKVSFNGDQIAEVSATKPSSSGIARLEPLLIGGIYPQHNEDRVLIKLNKVPKPLIDALIATEDRNFYNHHGVSPRGIARAVVSNITGGKRQGGSTLTQQLVKNFYLTPERTLKRKVNEAFMAMLIELHYGKDEILEAYLNEVNLGQNGNYSVNGYGLASQFYFGLPLRELNISQQAFLVGLVQGPSLYNPWRNPELAKKRRDVVLNNMLVMGNLTQDQYETETARPLNVISKPTLGPARFPDFLDIVRRQLRTEYQETDLTNQGLRIFTTLDPLAQTRIQDSFKESVARLSKANPGRLKDLQGAVLVAHPENGELVAAVGSTQDFTGFNRALDAKRQVGSLLKPVIYLTALESNRYHWASPIEDSQITIQSDGKPWTPKNYSGSAHGVVPMSLALSQSYNLSAVRLAQEFGLSTFINHLQKFGVTSDIPSYPSIYLGAVDMSPMEVMNIYGNFATGGFKYPVKSIRSVVDANGRSLERYSLSVQPTIDPASAYALNYGLQQVMSSGTGRSAYNSLPRNLNLAGKSGTTNDTRDSWFAGYSGNYMTVVWLGLDDNKVTGLTGSSGALPVWTNVMKQLHQKPVNLAQPNEIEWHWLDRYTGKLTAQGCDGAMYIPISRHALPNQATACGISHYATEPYTIDSEPSPEDEEDDDLSRYIQESETEIEREVAKQTRIIASGSYSQ, from the coding sequence ATGAAATCTGAACGAGGTATGGGGTTCATTGCCTTAATCTTCTCCATTCTAGTCATTTCTGCATTTGTAGCATTTAGTATCTATTTGATTAAATTAGATAATATTGTGCGTGAAAAATTTGAAGGCCAACGCTGGGATATTCCGGCCAAGGTTTTCGCACGCCCGATGGAAGTGTATGTAAATGCCCCGGTCAGCCAGCAGGATTTCCAACAAGAATTAAAATTACTGGGTTATAAAGGTTCGGACAGCTATACCAAATCGGGCAGCTTTGTCAGCACTGGCAATACCATGTATGTGCATACCCGTGGCTTTGATTTTGGCGATCGCGTTGAACCTGAACAGGTATTGAAAGTCAGCTTTAATGGCGATCAGATTGCTGAAGTAAGTGCGACCAAACCCTCTTCTAGCGGGATTGCCCGTCTGGAACCTTTATTGATTGGTGGTATTTATCCACAGCATAATGAAGACCGTGTGCTGATTAAGCTCAATAAAGTGCCTAAACCGTTAATTGACGCATTAATTGCCACTGAAGACCGTAATTTCTACAATCACCATGGTGTATCTCCACGCGGGATTGCACGTGCAGTGGTAAGTAATATTACTGGTGGTAAACGTCAAGGTGGTTCAACCCTCACCCAGCAGCTGGTCAAGAATTTCTACTTAACACCAGAACGCACCTTAAAACGTAAGGTGAATGAAGCCTTTATGGCAATGCTGATTGAATTGCATTATGGCAAAGATGAGATTCTGGAAGCCTATTTAAATGAAGTGAATCTGGGCCAAAATGGCAACTATTCTGTAAACGGTTATGGTCTGGCTTCACAATTTTATTTTGGCTTGCCGTTACGTGAACTGAATATTTCTCAACAGGCCTTTTTAGTCGGTCTGGTACAAGGTCCAAGCCTGTATAACCCATGGCGTAATCCTGAACTTGCGAAAAAACGTCGTGATGTGGTTCTAAATAATATGCTGGTAATGGGTAATCTGACCCAAGATCAGTATGAAACAGAAACTGCCCGTCCGCTGAACGTCATTTCCAAACCAACTTTAGGCCCTGCTCGCTTCCCGGATTTTCTGGATATCGTTCGCCGTCAGTTGCGTACCGAATATCAGGAAACTGATTTAACCAACCAGGGTCTGCGTATTTTCACAACCTTAGATCCATTGGCACAAACCCGAATTCAAGACAGCTTTAAGGAAAGTGTAGCCCGTTTAAGCAAAGCCAATCCAGGCCGTCTAAAAGATTTGCAGGGCGCTGTTCTGGTCGCACACCCTGAAAATGGCGAACTGGTTGCAGCGGTAGGTTCTACCCAGGACTTTACCGGTTTTAACCGTGCTTTAGATGCCAAGCGTCAGGTGGGTTCATTACTCAAACCGGTGATTTATTTGACAGCACTAGAATCGAATCGTTATCACTGGGCCAGTCCAATTGAAGACAGTCAGATCACCATTCAAAGTGATGGCAAACCCTGGACACCGAAAAACTATAGTGGTAGCGCACATGGTGTAGTACCGATGTCTCTTGCCCTGTCACAATCCTATAACCTGTCTGCGGTACGTTTGGCACAGGAATTTGGCCTGTCGACCTTTATTAACCATCTGCAAAAATTCGGTGTGACTTCTGACATTCCTTCTTATCCATCTATTTATTTAGGTGCAGTAGACATGTCACCGATGGAAGTGATGAATATTTACGGTAACTTCGCAACAGGTGGCTTTAAATATCCGGTGAAATCGATTCGTTCTGTAGTCGATGCGAATGGCCGCTCGCTTGAACGTTACAGCTTAAGTGTTCAGCCGACGATTGATCCAGCATCAGCCTATGCTCTGAATTATGGTTTACAACAGGTCATGTCGAGTGGTACCGGTCGTTCTGCCTATAACAGTTTGCCACGCAACCTGAATCTGGCGGGTAAATCGGGTACGACAAACGATACCCGTGATTCATGGTTTGCAGGTTATTCTGGCAACTATATGACAGTGGTCTGGTTAGGTCTGGATGACAACAAAGTCACTGGATTAACCGGTTCTTCAGGTGCACTTCCGGTCTGGACCAATGTCATGAAACAGCTGCATCAGAAGCCGGTGAATCTGGCTCAGCCTAATGAAATTGAATGGCACTGGCTGGACCGTTATACAGGTAAACTGACTGCCCAAGGCTGTGATGGTGCCATGTATATTCCGATTTCACGTCATGCCTTGCCTAATCAGGCAACTGCTTGTGGCATCTCGCATTACGCCACTGAACCTTATACGATTGATTCAGAACCTTCACCAGAAGATGAGGAAGATGATGATCTCAGTCGTTATATACAAGAAAGTGAAACAGAAATAGAACGCGAAGTTGCTAAACAAACCCGTATTATCGCGAGTGGAAGTTATAGCCAATAA
- a CDS encoding tetratricopeptide repeat protein encodes MLRKLIPGLLILGLVGCQSMSEPEQPAAPTKPPVQQKPKPSTPDGVVITPYDRPEIKRQKIVIPEQKPQAQKFDDGRNLPAFKKLMQQTQQAYSKQQYNQAETSAVQAQRLAPQASETYLYLGLIANRKNQPARADAFALRGLSYAQTNAMKKQLWQVRLKAAQLQKNTKAIQQAQQALKKF; translated from the coding sequence ATGTTAAGAAAATTGATTCCTGGTCTGCTCATCCTCGGTCTGGTGGGCTGCCAAAGCATGTCGGAGCCAGAACAGCCTGCGGCTCCTACTAAACCTCCGGTTCAGCAGAAACCAAAACCCTCTACACCTGATGGTGTAGTGATTACGCCCTATGATCGACCGGAGATTAAACGTCAGAAGATTGTGATCCCTGAGCAAAAGCCTCAGGCACAAAAGTTTGATGATGGACGTAACTTACCTGCATTTAAAAAATTGATGCAGCAAACTCAGCAGGCCTATAGCAAGCAGCAATATAATCAAGCTGAAACTTCTGCAGTACAAGCTCAGCGTTTGGCGCCCCAAGCTTCAGAAACTTATCTGTATCTTGGCTTGATCGCAAACCGTAAAAACCAGCCGGCCCGTGCAGATGCTTTCGCCTTACGTGGTTTGAGCTATGCGCAGACCAATGCAATGAAAAAGCAGCTCTGGCAGGTGCGCCTGAAAGCAGCTCAACTGCAAAAAAACACCAAAGCCATTCAGCAAGCTCAGCAGGCCTTAAAGAAATTTTAA
- a CDS encoding NUDIX domain-containing protein, with protein sequence MSKATIHVAIAILFHHNQVLVGWREAKQHQGNKYEFPGGKVEQGELPIEACRREVIEEVGIDIEQWQAFDFISHEYEDVIVNLHIFHASVQPEQLAGIKQPWRWYSRDELSELNFPKANQAMIQKLQWPRKIKISEDLSHLNNLETDQMLYWRVMASPEHISQLQQIPVDQLSRLIINQELWSQLNELQQQTIRTLHLKQSQLMQLQKGELAGGYRYLAACHDLEALKHAENIGCEAALLSPVLATETHPDTAALGWEKFKQMAEQVQIPVFALGGIKAEDLDHAQNQHAYGIAGIRYV encoded by the coding sequence ATGTCTAAAGCCACAATTCATGTCGCAATCGCTATTTTATTTCATCACAATCAGGTTCTGGTCGGTTGGCGTGAAGCTAAACAGCATCAGGGCAATAAATATGAGTTTCCAGGCGGAAAAGTAGAACAGGGCGAATTGCCTATAGAGGCATGTCGACGTGAAGTGATTGAAGAAGTCGGAATTGACATCGAACAATGGCAGGCTTTTGATTTTATTTCGCATGAATATGAAGATGTCATCGTCAATCTGCATATTTTCCATGCTTCGGTTCAGCCAGAACAATTAGCTGGAATCAAGCAGCCTTGGCGCTGGTATAGCCGGGATGAACTCAGTGAGCTGAACTTTCCTAAAGCCAATCAGGCCATGATTCAAAAGCTGCAATGGCCGAGAAAGATCAAAATTTCTGAAGACTTGAGTCACCTGAATAATCTGGAAACAGACCAGATGCTGTATTGGCGAGTAATGGCCAGCCCTGAACACATTAGCCAGTTACAGCAGATTCCAGTCGATCAGTTATCCAGATTGATCATTAATCAGGAACTTTGGTCACAATTGAATGAATTGCAGCAGCAAACCATTCGTACGCTTCACCTGAAACAGTCTCAATTGATGCAACTGCAAAAAGGGGAGTTAGCTGGTGGCTATCGTTATCTTGCAGCCTGTCACGATCTGGAAGCATTAAAACATGCAGAAAACATAGGCTGTGAAGCAGCTTTACTCAGCCCGGTACTGGCAACAGAAACACATCCTGATACCGCAGCTTTAGGCTGGGAAAAATTTAAACAGATGGCTGAACAGGTACAGATTCCTGTATTTGCCTTAGGCGGTATAAAAGCTGAAGATCTAGACCATGCTCAAAACCAGCATGCTTATGGGATTGCAGGGATCCGTTATGTTTAA
- the hemP gene encoding hemin uptake protein HemP: MNAPFSLFTRNNDTQHALPMLHSNNLFALGREIRIMHAGEEYRLRLTRNNRLILTK; this comes from the coding sequence ATGAACGCACCATTTAGCCTATTTACCCGCAATAATGATACTCAGCATGCGCTACCGATGTTGCATTCGAACAATTTATTTGCGCTAGGACGAGAAATCCGGATCATGCATGCGGGTGAAGAATACCGTCTACGTTTGACTCGTAACAATCGTCTCATCCTGACTAAGTAA
- a CDS encoding sensor histidine kinase, giving the protein MKAPISLQSRLIQHAMFSSILAGFLAWLLLLGISSYQAIDLHDDLMEEISELLLGDVNQAKNAQVDEISEQFDIQYALLLNQQVLTTSIDDELIYEIPVAQKNGFHFDYENGHFIRILIAEDQDLKVKVVQPLSVRFDELWQTTLGFAGILFILWILQWLILRFAIKRQLRPLNKISREIGSKSAQDLSPVQSPDPEITELQPIIRQLNAMLSRLEKSLAAEQRFTADASHELRSPLSAIQMRLQVLKRKYQEDAQLRQALQMIQNDVNRGTQILENLLLLARLDPEHAEQLPKQQVNLKVLVQEVLQALQPFAQEKEIHWNLKLEDAVIEANAELIFSCIRNLVDNAIRYTPMQGQVEIRTIVEGQNLQLMIENSGEGIQEEVVQRLGERFYRALGTRTQGSGLGLSICQKIMQLHTAKIDYAPSVLGGLKVSLIFQSEE; this is encoded by the coding sequence ATGAAGGCACCCATTTCCCTGCAAAGTCGGCTGATTCAACATGCCATGTTCAGTTCCATACTGGCAGGATTTCTGGCGTGGCTGCTGTTATTGGGAATTTCCAGTTATCAGGCGATTGATCTGCATGATGACCTGATGGAGGAAATTTCAGAGTTACTTCTGGGAGATGTTAATCAAGCCAAAAATGCGCAGGTCGATGAAATCAGTGAGCAGTTTGATATTCAATATGCCTTACTACTGAATCAGCAAGTACTGACCACTTCAATTGATGATGAACTGATTTATGAGATACCAGTTGCACAGAAAAATGGATTTCACTTTGATTATGAAAATGGTCATTTTATTCGCATTCTGATTGCTGAAGATCAAGACTTGAAAGTGAAAGTGGTACAACCGCTTTCGGTACGCTTTGATGAGCTTTGGCAAACGACTTTAGGTTTCGCCGGGATTTTATTTATCCTATGGATATTACAGTGGCTGATTTTACGTTTTGCCATTAAGCGGCAATTAAGACCTTTAAATAAAATTTCCCGAGAAATCGGTTCTAAATCTGCACAGGATCTCAGTCCGGTTCAAAGTCCTGATCCTGAGATTACTGAATTGCAACCGATTATCCGTCAGCTGAATGCCATGTTGAGCAGGCTGGAAAAGTCATTGGCTGCCGAGCAACGTTTTACTGCCGATGCTTCACATGAGTTGCGTTCCCCATTGTCTGCCATTCAAATGCGTTTACAGGTGCTGAAACGTAAATATCAGGAAGATGCTCAACTTAGGCAAGCGTTACAGATGATTCAGAATGACGTCAACCGCGGAACGCAGATTCTGGAAAACTTACTGCTATTGGCTCGGCTTGATCCAGAACATGCAGAGCAGTTGCCCAAACAGCAGGTGAATCTTAAAGTATTGGTTCAGGAGGTCTTACAAGCTTTACAACCTTTTGCTCAGGAAAAAGAGATCCACTGGAACTTAAAACTTGAAGATGCAGTGATTGAAGCAAATGCAGAGCTGATTTTTAGCTGTATCCGCAATCTGGTTGATAATGCCATTCGTTATACGCCGATGCAGGGACAGGTCGAAATCAGGACGATAGTTGAAGGTCAGAATTTACAACTTATGATTGAAAATTCGGGAGAGGGAATTCAGGAAGAAGTTGTTCAACGTTTAGGTGAGCGTTTTTACCGCGCCTTGGGCACGCGAACACAAGGTTCAGGTTTGGGACTGTCGATTTGTCAAAAGATTATGCAGTTACATACGGCCAAGATTGATTATGCGCCGTCAGTTTTGGGTGGGCTTAAAGTTTCATTAATTTTTCAATCTGAAGAATAA
- a CDS encoding response regulator transcription factor: MRILLAEDDESQAESIQTWLEMDGYVIDRVDRGDHAILAIEQHQYDCILLDRGLPNATGDDILKSLRNKQKDTPVIFITAKDSIHDRVAGLDLGANDYLVKPFSLEELSARVRAQLRQKQQMPNHVLQWQDLSLDTQAKTVMKAGQSINLTAKEFQILYKLMQKPEHIITREQLEESLYAWGDEIESNAIEVFIYQLRKKIGSQMIKTIRGLGYRMHKPEASI; the protein is encoded by the coding sequence ATGCGTATTCTTTTGGCAGAGGATGATGAATCTCAGGCGGAAAGTATTCAAACCTGGCTGGAAATGGACGGTTATGTAATTGATCGGGTCGATCGAGGGGATCATGCCATTCTGGCAATTGAACAGCATCAGTATGACTGTATTTTGCTGGACCGTGGCCTGCCGAATGCAACCGGAGACGACATTCTTAAAAGCTTGCGCAATAAACAGAAAGATACACCTGTTATCTTTATCACCGCCAAGGACAGTATTCATGACCGGGTCGCAGGACTTGATTTGGGGGCCAATGATTATCTGGTAAAACCCTTTAGTCTGGAAGAGCTTTCCGCTCGCGTGCGTGCCCAGCTCAGACAAAAACAGCAAATGCCAAATCATGTCCTGCAGTGGCAGGATCTTAGTCTGGACACCCAGGCCAAGACAGTAATGAAGGCGGGGCAGAGTATTAATCTGACTGCAAAAGAATTCCAGATTTTATATAAGCTGATGCAAAAACCAGAACATATCATTACCCGGGAACAGCTGGAAGAATCACTCTATGCCTGGGGAGATGAAATCGAAAGCAATGCGATTGAAGTCTTTATTTATCAGCTACGTAAAAAAATTGGCAGTCAGATGATCAAAACTATTCGTGGCTTGGGCTACCGGATGCATAAACCCGAGGCCTCCATATGA
- a CDS encoding NirD/YgiW/YdeI family stress tolerance protein has protein sequence MKMMMNTVLAAALMGSIGTVAVASSETAVNQAAFAKTTTVKQALTMKDDSKVQLKGYVVKAVGDEKYQFRDNTGTITVEIDDELWQGKPVSAKTPVVIIGEVDIDYKPAKRVEIDVDQVQF, from the coding sequence ATGAAAATGATGATGAATACTGTTTTAGCAGCAGCATTAATGGGTTCAATTGGGACTGTCGCAGTTGCGAGTAGTGAAACTGCGGTGAATCAGGCTGCATTTGCTAAAACGACTACAGTTAAGCAAGCATTGACCATGAAAGATGACAGCAAGGTTCAGCTGAAAGGTTATGTGGTAAAAGCTGTCGGTGATGAAAAATACCAGTTCCGTGACAATACTGGCACCATCACTGTCGAAATTGATGATGAACTTTGGCAAGGTAAACCAGTATCAGCTAAAACACCTGTGGTAATCATTGGTGAAGTAGACATTGACTATAAACCTGCGAAACGTGTTGAAATTGATGTCGACCAAGTTCAGTTCTAA
- a CDS encoding GspE/PulE family protein: MKFDFEIDTGWCLDQLLKDGKITERDRMRVQTTHRQREQIKWHPLQWIAHFSLVDQSHPQSTLTLNRLCQWLAEKTGLMFYIIDPLKADVQALTNVMSQEYALRNRILAVEIQPDKVLIATDQPYKTEWVSNLEQNIAPKKIERVLLNPEQLQRYIVEYYQVSRAVSGSQKSSAYDRENKGVEALLQLGDSQNPDANDQHIVKLVDWVLQFAFEQGASDIHMEPRKDTGKIRFRIDGVLHTIYNMPANTLTAVISRIKILGRMNVAEKRKPQDGRLKTRTPKGQETELRLSTLPTAFGEKLVMRIFDPEVLVRSFQQLGFEGHLLNDWNNLTSHSHGIILVTGPTGSGKTTTLYSTLKQLATEQVNVCTIEDPIEMLEPSFNQMQVNNGIELGFADGVRALMRQDPDIIMVGEIRDQDTANMAIQAALTGHLVLSTLHTNDAPSSLTRLHDLGVQPFLTAATILGVLAQRLVRQLCPHCKQESFLDEQEWQHLAVDYPLPRPEFVFKAVGCEECRHTGYKGRIGIYEFMPLSLTTKQLIGADANLNQLRQQAKKEGVEPLRIAGARKILEGVTTLEEVLRVVPLN, translated from the coding sequence ATGAAATTTGATTTTGAAATTGATACAGGCTGGTGTTTGGATCAGCTTTTAAAAGACGGAAAAATAACTGAACGTGACCGGATGCGAGTTCAGACCACACATCGTCAACGTGAACAAATAAAATGGCATCCCTTGCAATGGATCGCGCACTTTAGTCTGGTTGATCAGTCCCATCCTCAAAGTACTTTGACACTCAACCGCTTATGCCAGTGGCTGGCAGAAAAAACCGGTTTAATGTTCTATATTATCGATCCGCTCAAAGCTGATGTGCAGGCCTTGACCAATGTTATGTCACAGGAATATGCATTGCGTAACCGTATTCTGGCAGTAGAAATTCAACCAGATAAAGTTCTGATTGCTACAGATCAGCCTTATAAAACTGAATGGGTCTCAAACCTCGAACAGAATATTGCACCAAAAAAAATTGAACGGGTATTGCTCAATCCGGAACAGCTCCAGCGTTATATTGTTGAATATTATCAGGTGAGTCGTGCAGTCAGTGGCTCACAAAAATCATCTGCTTATGACCGGGAAAATAAAGGCGTAGAAGCCTTACTGCAACTGGGTGATTCACAGAATCCGGATGCCAATGACCAGCATATCGTGAAACTGGTAGACTGGGTGCTGCAATTTGCCTTTGAGCAGGGTGCCAGTGATATTCATATGGAACCGCGCAAAGACACCGGCAAGATCCGTTTCCGGATTGATGGAGTATTGCATACCATCTATAACATGCCAGCCAATACCTTGACCGCAGTTATTTCCCGAATCAAGATTCTGGGCCGGATGAATGTGGCAGAAAAACGTAAACCACAGGATGGTCGTTTAAAAACTCGGACTCCAAAAGGGCAGGAAACAGAACTGCGTTTATCGACCTTACCCACCGCATTTGGTGAAAAGCTGGTAATGCGTATATTTGACCCAGAAGTTCTGGTCAGAAGTTTTCAGCAGCTCGGTTTCGAAGGGCATCTGCTCAATGACTGGAATAATCTGACCAGCCATAGTCACGGTATTATTCTGGTCACCGGACCGACCGGTTCTGGTAAAACCACCACACTGTATTCCACTTTAAAGCAGCTTGCGACTGAGCAGGTGAATGTCTGCACGATTGAAGATCCGATCGAGATGCTGGAACCGAGCTTCAACCAGATGCAGGTCAATAACGGAATTGAGCTGGGCTTTGCTGATGGCGTGCGTGCGCTGATGCGTCAAGATCCGGACATTATCATGGTCGGGGAGATCCGTGATCAGGATACTGCCAATATGGCGATTCAGGCGGCATTGACCGGTCACCTGGTTCTATCGACTTTACATACCAATGATGCACCGTCGAGTCTGACCCGTCTGCATGATCTGGGCGTACAACCATTTTTAACAGCAGCGACTATCCTGGGGGTTTTGGCCCAACGTTTGGTACGTCAGCTGTGTCCACACTGCAAGCAGGAGAGTTTTCTGGATGAGCAGGAATGGCAACATCTGGCAGTGGACTATCCTTTACCACGTCCGGAATTTGTTTTTAAAGCAGTCGGTTGTGAAGAGTGTCGTCATACTGGTTATAAAGGCCGAATCGGGATTTATGAGTTTATGCCGCTTAGCCTGACCACCAAGCAATTGATCGGAGCGGATGCTAACCTGAATCAGTTACGTCAGCAGGCAAAAAAAGAAGGGGTAGAACCTTTACGGATTGCCGGTGCTCGCAAGATTCTGGAAGGGGTCACCACGCTTGAAGAGGTCTTAAGAGTTGTGCCATTAAATTAA